From one Malus sylvestris chromosome 1, drMalSylv7.2, whole genome shotgun sequence genomic stretch:
- the LOC126628737 gene encoding uncharacterized protein LOC126628737, with the protein MQCSNIISVAAIPPRKLKVRDSYSQLSIGQRQTLTPTNLSDTDFKLPLPSHVTYITSTSNPFVKHCHKLRHSSSYRHSHGSALVVGATPIREICRFQKSSQEKTVIIDCLLLLDKAEVPEWINEFSLRIVQVSSVVMKKLSGMQSSESIEAIALMRIPTSFSDLDAEQKEVNCKMWFPSPHRVVVLDGVQDPGNLGTLLRSAMAFGWNGAFLLPGCCDPFNEKALRASRGASFQLPIVSGTWNHLQSLKNEFQLKLLAGHPGTEEKSKPVSHLSQKLADSFANMPVSLVLGSEGRGLSEKSHRLCELVSIPMAGEFESLNVSVAGGIFLYVLQPKNHTTL; encoded by the exons ATGCAATGCTCAAACATAATCTCAGTGGCAGCCATTCCCCCCAGAAAGCTCAAAGTTCGGGACTCGTACTCACAGTTATCAATTGGTCAAAGACAAACCCTTACTCCGACTAACTTGTCAGACACTGACTTCAAGCTTCCTCTGCCGTCCCACGTTACCTACATAACCAGCACCTCAAACCCATTCGTCAAACACTGCCACAAGCTCCGCCACAGTTCATCTTATCGCCACAGCCATGGTTCAGCTCTCGTTGTAGGTGCCACACCTATCAG GGAAATATGCAGGTTTCAAAAGTCATCGCAAGAGAAAACTGTTATAATAGATTGTTTGCTTCTACTTGATAAAGCTGAGGTCCCTGAGTGGATTAATGAATTCTCTCTTCGTATCGTGCAAGTGAGCTCTGTCGTGATGAAAAAACTTTCAGGGATGCAATCAAGTGAATCCATTGAAGCAATTGCCCTAATGAGAATTCCTACTAGTTTCTCAGACCTAGATGCTGAACAAAAGGAGGTAAACTGCAAGATGTGGTTCCCATCTCCCCATCGAGTTGTAGTTCTTGATGGCGTCCAG GATCCGGGTAACCTTGGTACGCTGCTCAGATCAGCTATGGCCTTTGGATGG AATGGTGCTTTTCTACTTCCTGGATGCTGTGATCCATTCAATGAGAAGGCACTTCGAGCCAGCCGAGGAGCCTCATTTCAGCTCCCTATTGTTTCTGGTACATGGAATCATCTTCAATCCTTGAAAAACGAATTCCAACTAAAGCTGCTAGCTGGCCATCCGGGAACTGAAGAAAAATCAAAGCCAGTGTCGCacctttctcaaaagcttgCAGATTCATTCGCAAATATGCCAGTGAGCTTGGTTTTGGGCAGTGAAGGACGTGGGCTGTCTGAGAAATCTCATCGGCTCTGTGAGCTTGTAAGCATTCCAATGGCAGGGGAATTTGAGTCGCTCAATGTTTCAGTTGCCGGCGGAATTTTCTTGTATGTGTTACAGCCTAAAAACCATACAACTTTGTGA
- the LOC126628580 gene encoding probable glycosyltransferase At5g03795 isoform X1 — MSVGKQKQSKLPSSSSPMLCSLQGSLLTLAILTLLSFIYFSLNSLHPSASASASPTTYISSSSSDADNEQFSDIYHSPEVFRLNFAEMEAKFKVYIYPDGDPNTFYQTPRKLTGKYASEGYFFQNIRESHFRTDDPDQAHLFFIPISSHKMRGKGASYENMTIIVRDYVESLISKYPYWNRTLGADHFFVTCHDVGVRATEGLPLLVKNSIRVVCSPSYDVGFIPHKDVALPQVLQPFALPAGGNDVENRTTLGFWAGHRNSKIRVILARVWENDTELYILNNRINRAEGNLLYQRKFYETKFCICPGGSQVNSARPTDSIHYGCIPVILSNYYDLPFNDILDWRKFAVILREKDVYQLKQILKDIPYSEFLTLHKNLVKVQQHFQWNSPPVKYDAFHMVMYDLWLRHHVIKY, encoded by the exons ATGAGTGTGGGCAAGCAAAAGCAATCCAAGTTGCCGTCGTCGTCGTCTCCGATGTTGTGCTCTTTACAAGGATCTCTCTTGACTCTCGCCATCCTCACCTTGCTCTCCTTCATCTATTTCTCCCTCAATTCCCTCCATCCCTCCGCCTCCGCCTCCGCCTCCCCCACCACTTacatctcctcctcctcctccgacGCAGACAATGAGCAGTTCTCCGACATCTACCACTCGCCGGAGGTGTTCCGGTTGAATTTCGCCGAGATGGAAGCCAAATTCAAGGTCTACATCTACCCGGACGGCGATCCGAACACGTTTTACCAGACGCCGAGGAAGCTCACCGGTAAGTACGCCAGCGAGGGCTATTTCTTTCAGAATATCAGAGAAAGTCACTTCCGAACTGACGATCCGGATCAGGCTCACCTCTTCTTCATCCCTATCTCCTCCCACAAGATGCGAGGCAAG GGTGCATCTTATGAAAACATGACCATAATTGTTCGGGACTATGTGGAGAGCTTGATATCCAAGTATCCTTACTGGAACCGAACCTTGGGCGCTGACCACTTCTTTGTCACGTGTCATGATGTTGGGGTGAGGGCAACTGAAGGGCTTCCACTTCTTGTGAAAAACTCAATTCGAGTTGTGTGCTCCCCTAGCTATGATGTTGGTTTCATTCCGCACAAAGATGTTGCCCTTCCTCAAGTACTTCAGCCATTTGCTCTTCCAGCCGGAGGAAACGATGTGGAGAACAG GACAACCCTCGGTTTTTGGGCCGGTCATCGGAACTCCAAAATTAGAGTTATACTGGCACGCGTATGGGAGAATGACACAGAGCTTTATATATTGAACAACAGAATAAACAGGGCAGAAGGGAATTTGTTATATCAAAGGAAGTTTTATGAAACCAAGTTCTGCATATGCCCTGGTGGCTCGCAGGTTAACAGTGCTCGCCCAACTGACTCAATCCATTATGGATGTATTCCTG TGATATTATCAAATTACTATGACCTGCCATTCAATGACATTCTCGATTGGCGAAAATTTGCTGTTATACTTAGGGAGAAGGATGTTTATCAACTTAAACAAATTCTTAAGGACATACCCTATTCAGAGTTTCTTACGCTTCACAAAAACTTGGTTAAG GTCCAGCAGCACTTCCAGTGGAATTCACCGCCTGTCAAATATGATGCATTTCACATGGTCATGTACGATCTTTGGTTGCGCCACCATGTGATCAAATACTGA
- the LOC126628580 gene encoding probable glycosyltransferase At5g03795 isoform X2, with protein MSVGKQKQSKLPSSSSPMLCSLQGSLLTLAILTLLSFIYFSLNSLHPSASASASPTTYISSSSSDADNEQFSDIYHSPEVFRLNFAEMEAKFKVYIYPDGDPNTFYQTPRKLTGKYASEGYFFQNIRESHFRTDDPDQAHLFFIPISSHKMRGKGASYENMTIIVRDYVESLISKYPYWNRTLGADHFFVTCHDVGVRATEGLPLLVKNSIRVVCSPSYDVGFIPHKDVALPQVLQPFALPAGGNDVENRTTLGFWAGHRNSKIRVILARVWENDTELYILNNRINRAEGNLLYQRKFYETKFCICPGGSQVNSARPTDSIHYGCIPGMYIWTET; from the exons ATGAGTGTGGGCAAGCAAAAGCAATCCAAGTTGCCGTCGTCGTCGTCTCCGATGTTGTGCTCTTTACAAGGATCTCTCTTGACTCTCGCCATCCTCACCTTGCTCTCCTTCATCTATTTCTCCCTCAATTCCCTCCATCCCTCCGCCTCCGCCTCCGCCTCCCCCACCACTTacatctcctcctcctcctccgacGCAGACAATGAGCAGTTCTCCGACATCTACCACTCGCCGGAGGTGTTCCGGTTGAATTTCGCCGAGATGGAAGCCAAATTCAAGGTCTACATCTACCCGGACGGCGATCCGAACACGTTTTACCAGACGCCGAGGAAGCTCACCGGTAAGTACGCCAGCGAGGGCTATTTCTTTCAGAATATCAGAGAAAGTCACTTCCGAACTGACGATCCGGATCAGGCTCACCTCTTCTTCATCCCTATCTCCTCCCACAAGATGCGAGGCAAG GGTGCATCTTATGAAAACATGACCATAATTGTTCGGGACTATGTGGAGAGCTTGATATCCAAGTATCCTTACTGGAACCGAACCTTGGGCGCTGACCACTTCTTTGTCACGTGTCATGATGTTGGGGTGAGGGCAACTGAAGGGCTTCCACTTCTTGTGAAAAACTCAATTCGAGTTGTGTGCTCCCCTAGCTATGATGTTGGTTTCATTCCGCACAAAGATGTTGCCCTTCCTCAAGTACTTCAGCCATTTGCTCTTCCAGCCGGAGGAAACGATGTGGAGAACAG GACAACCCTCGGTTTTTGGGCCGGTCATCGGAACTCCAAAATTAGAGTTATACTGGCACGCGTATGGGAGAATGACACAGAGCTTTATATATTGAACAACAGAATAAACAGGGCAGAAGGGAATTTGTTATATCAAAGGAAGTTTTATGAAACCAAGTTCTGCATATGCCCTGGTGGCTCGCAGGTTAACAGTGCTCGCCCAACTGACTCAATCCATTATGGATGTATTCCTG ggATGTACATATGGACAGAAACTTGA